One stretch of Jiangella gansuensis DSM 44835 DNA includes these proteins:
- a CDS encoding FtsK/SpoIIIE domain-containing protein produces MSPRPVLTPKTIKTLATFIQNLFDHDSLIRQLLRGLAWVTLTPLMLLRKLPQVFAAGAVLLLAYSVLGGGGLVLLLVLPAVGWVVWRLAHPESADQVAASVRGRWRYRRIYRKHWPTVAAGCGLTVAGPFGRQVAPELIGVTAHPAADAVMVRMLAGQSPADYADRADALAHAFGSAQVRVRSDQPGTVTLLFSTGDMLTDPIPAMTLDAPDVDFEALPVGFTEDGSPYRLRLLYSHVLTVGATGSGKGSALWSTVRALAPAVPSGLVQLWGADPKGGIELAMGRALFTRFAADDEPGDMVDLVTEAAELVRARSKRLRGQSRKHVPTAVEPFVVLIIDELAFLSDYQDDTKLKHQFNKALKVVLSQGRAAGVSVLAFVQDPRKSVVDARNLFPTKVALRLDTASEVEMVLGKDAWERGAHAESIPESQPGTGYVLVDGDPAPVRVRFTWVTDDDIRAMAQQFPAAPPAPPRHGFTVVTDDDQDDDTGAVA; encoded by the coding sequence ACCCGTACTGACCCCGAAGACCATCAAGACCCTCGCGACGTTCATCCAGAACCTCTTCGACCACGACTCGCTGATCCGGCAGCTGCTGCGCGGCCTGGCCTGGGTGACGCTGACGCCGCTGATGCTGCTGCGCAAACTCCCGCAGGTGTTCGCCGCCGGGGCCGTGCTGCTGCTCGCCTACTCCGTCCTCGGCGGCGGCGGCCTGGTCCTGCTCCTCGTGCTCCCGGCCGTCGGATGGGTGGTGTGGCGGCTCGCCCACCCCGAATCCGCCGACCAGGTCGCCGCCAGTGTGCGGGGCCGGTGGCGCTACCGGCGGATCTACCGCAAGCACTGGCCGACCGTCGCCGCCGGCTGCGGCCTCACCGTGGCCGGTCCGTTCGGCCGCCAGGTCGCGCCCGAGCTGATCGGCGTGACCGCCCACCCTGCCGCCGACGCCGTCATGGTGCGGATGTTGGCCGGCCAATCGCCCGCCGACTACGCCGACCGGGCCGACGCCTTGGCGCACGCGTTCGGCTCCGCACAGGTCCGCGTCCGGAGTGATCAGCCGGGCACGGTGACGTTGCTGTTCAGCACCGGCGACATGCTCACCGACCCCATCCCCGCGATGACGCTCGACGCACCGGACGTCGACTTCGAAGCGCTACCAGTCGGGTTCACCGAGGACGGCTCCCCGTATCGGCTGCGGCTGCTCTACAGCCACGTCCTGACCGTCGGCGCGACCGGGTCCGGGAAGGGCTCCGCGCTGTGGTCGACCGTCCGCGCGCTCGCGCCAGCTGTCCCGTCCGGGCTGGTGCAGTTGTGGGGCGCGGACCCGAAGGGCGGCATCGAGCTGGCGATGGGCCGGGCACTGTTCACCCGGTTCGCCGCCGACGACGAGCCCGGCGACATGGTCGACCTCGTCACCGAGGCCGCCGAGCTGGTGCGGGCACGGTCGAAGCGGCTGCGCGGCCAGAGTCGTAAACACGTCCCGACTGCGGTGGAGCCGTTCGTGGTGCTGATCATCGACGAGCTGGCGTTCCTGTCGGACTACCAGGACGACACCAAACTCAAGCACCAGTTCAACAAGGCGCTCAAGGTCGTCCTGTCTCAGGGCCGCGCGGCCGGGGTGTCGGTGCTGGCGTTCGTCCAGGACCCCCGCAAGTCCGTCGTCGACGCCCGCAACCTGTTCCCCACCAAGGTCGCACTCCGGCTGGACACCGCGTCCGAGGTCGAGATGGTCCTCGGCAAGGACGCCTGGGAACGCGGCGCACACGCTGAGTCGATCCCCGAGTCGCAGCCGGGCACCGGGTACGTGCTCGTCGACGGCGACCCCGCTCCGGTCCGGGTCCGGTTCACCTGGGTCACCGACGACGACATCCGCGCCATGGCCCAGCAGTTCCCCGCCGCGCCGCCGGCACCACCGCGCCACGGCTTCACCGTCGTCACCGACGACGACCAGGACGACGACACGGGGGCGGTCGCGTGA